One Desulfuromonadaceae bacterium genomic window carries:
- a CDS encoding VOC family protein, whose protein sequence is MDYQMIHSCIRVTDLAAAEKFYTEAFGFVVARKQDFPEHQFTLSYLTAPGGGFELELTYNYDHEPYQLGNGYSHLAVGVTDLEGSHRRHAELGIDPKPLRGLPGSAPKYYFVADPDGYLVEVVRVAA, encoded by the coding sequence ATGGATTATCAGATGATTCACAGCTGTATTCGGGTCACCGATCTGGCCGCTGCCGAAAAATTTTATACCGAGGCCTTTGGTTTTGTGGTCGCACGCAAGCAGGATTTTCCCGAACATCAGTTTACCCTCAGCTATCTCACCGCCCCCGGCGGTGGCTTTGAGCTGGAGCTGACCTATAATTACGATCACGAGCCATATCAGCTGGGGAACGGTTATTCCCATCTCGCGGTTGGCGTGACTGATCTGGAAGGTTCGCACCGCCGCCATGCAGAACTGGGGATCGACCCCAAACCGTTGCGCGGTCTGCCCGGATCGGCACCGAAATACTACTTCGTCGCTGATCCCGACGGTTATCTGGTTGAAGTGGTGCGGGTCGCCGCGTAG
- the argJ gene encoding bifunctional glutamate N-acetyltransferase/amino-acid acetyltransferase ArgJ, whose translation MQVPGFSFASCAAGIRKSGKLDLALIYSATPAVCAGVFTTNKVVAAPLVVSRPRIAGGRCQAILINSGNANACTGEQGVTDARRCGALTAAALGIDEELVAVSSTGVIGVPLPIQCFEQKIAQLPEILAADGAQQTAEAMMTTDSFAKTAIRHGRIGTHPYRLVALAKGAGMIHPDMATMLGFVMTDIAIEATTLQHLLRAAVDRTFNCISVDGDTSTNDMVIALANGQAGNDLFALDTPAAQQFGELLEDLLLELAKMIVRDGEGATKLVRINVTGAASAEDARLVAKSVATSSLVKTAFFGQDANWGRIIAAAGYSGAQLDPDQITIFFNAVPVVRHGISTGAELEAEATAVLQTAEFDVNIELSLGVGQAVYYTSDLTFDYIKINADYRT comes from the coding sequence CTGCAGGTACCCGGATTCAGCTTTGCCAGCTGCGCCGCCGGGATCAGAAAATCGGGGAAACTCGATCTGGCGCTGATCTATTCCGCGACCCCGGCCGTCTGTGCCGGCGTTTTTACCACCAACAAGGTGGTTGCCGCCCCGCTGGTGGTGAGTCGTCCGCGCATTGCTGGCGGTCGCTGTCAGGCCATCCTCATCAATAGCGGCAACGCCAATGCCTGTACCGGTGAGCAGGGGGTGACAGATGCCCGACGCTGTGGTGCCTTGACAGCTGCCGCGCTTGGAATTGATGAAGAGCTGGTCGCCGTCTCCTCAACAGGAGTGATCGGTGTCCCGTTGCCGATTCAGTGCTTTGAGCAGAAAATCGCGCAGCTTCCGGAAATACTCGCAGCCGATGGTGCACAGCAAACCGCCGAAGCGATGATGACCACAGACTCCTTTGCCAAAACCGCCATCCGCCACGGACGAATCGGCACACACCCGTACCGGCTGGTTGCCCTCGCCAAGGGTGCCGGCATGATTCATCCCGACATGGCGACGATGCTCGGATTTGTCATGACCGATATCGCCATCGAAGCAACAACGCTGCAACACTTGCTGCGCGCTGCCGTCGACCGAACCTTTAACTGCATCAGCGTTGACGGGGACACATCGACCAACGACATGGTGATTGCTCTGGCCAACGGTCAGGCCGGCAACGATCTCTTTGCCCTCGACACACCCGCGGCGCAGCAGTTTGGCGAGCTTCTGGAAGACCTGCTCCTTGAACTGGCAAAAATGATCGTTCGCGATGGCGAGGGGGCGACCAAGCTGGTTCGCATCAACGTCACCGGCGCGGCCTCGGCAGAAGACGCACGGCTGGTTGCCAAAAGTGTCGCAACATCCAGTCTGGTCAAGACCGCATTTTTCGGACAAGATGCCAACTGGGGACGGATCATTGCCGCCGCCGGTTATTCTGGTGCACAGCTTGATCCTGATCAGATCACTATTTTTTTCAACGCTGTCCCGGTCGTTCGACACGGCATTTCAACCGGTGCGGAGCTGGAGGCAGAGGCCACCGCTGTCCTGCAAACAGCGGAATTCGATGTCAATATTGAGCTGTCGCTCGGGGTCGGCCAAGCGGTTTACTACACCTCTGATCTGACCTTCGATTACATCAAAATCAATGCCGATTACCGCACCTGA
- a CDS encoding DUF190 domain-containing protein produces MPKLEGEQTLMRIFTGESDRWHGRLVYEAVVETLRREGFYGATVLKGAMGFGARSVMHSEKFLRLSNDLPVVIEVIEHQEKIDKILPRLDEMIQGGMVTLEKVRVIRYIKNDVMQGKES; encoded by the coding sequence ATGCCCAAGTTGGAAGGTGAACAGACGTTGATGCGCATATTCACCGGCGAAAGTGATCGCTGGCACGGTCGTTTGGTCTATGAGGCGGTGGTTGAAACGCTGCGTCGCGAAGGTTTTTACGGAGCGACAGTCCTTAAAGGGGCGATGGGGTTCGGAGCGCGCAGCGTGATGCATAGTGAAAAATTTCTGCGCTTGTCAAATGATCTGCCAGTGGTGATCGAGGTGATCGAACACCAGGAGAAGATTGATAAAATCTTGCCTCGTCTTGACGAAATGATCCAGGGCGGGATGGTCACCCTCGAAAAGGTACGGGTCATCCGCTATATCAAAAATGACGTTATGCAAGGGAAGGAATCATGA
- a CDS encoding SAM-dependent methyltransferase has translation MVENGGNAALKKYIHDRIESIGGLDFATYMELCLYHPEHGYYMAARDRIGKQGDFFTSSSVHSLFGRLLARQLQQMWDVLGGGAFTIAEQGAGEGHLALDILTAIKEECPQFYARLTYLLVEISPDNRERQQKLLAAHAAQVSWCAFDDVEALVGCYVSNELIDAFPVHLLEKRAGTLQEVFVVDRDGELAEDLREVSTPEIAEHFRRLGVDPVEGNRFEVNLAAHHWMTQVARKIARGFVLTIDYGYPATELYSPLRRNGTLMCYQRHTSNEEPLLRIGEQDITAHVDFTALQLAGQAAGLEPLWFGEQYRFLMSLGFVEALIELQAKTADEKEARALRLTLKNLIMPDGGMGETFKVLVQGKGVDNPALLCQRKLTDLPLPAML, from the coding sequence ATGGTTGAAAACGGCGGTAATGCCGCGTTGAAAAAGTATATCCACGATCGAATCGAATCGATCGGTGGTCTTGATTTTGCGACCTATATGGAGCTGTGTCTTTATCACCCTGAGCACGGTTATTACATGGCCGCGCGCGACCGGATTGGCAAACAGGGGGATTTTTTTACTTCGTCAAGCGTTCATTCCCTGTTCGGTCGCTTGCTTGCCCGTCAGCTCCAACAGATGTGGGACGTGCTTGGGGGCGGCGCGTTCACGATTGCCGAGCAGGGCGCTGGCGAGGGGCATCTGGCTCTCGATATTCTTACCGCGATCAAGGAAGAATGCCCGCAATTCTACGCCCGACTGACCTATCTGTTGGTCGAGATCAGCCCCGACAACAGGGAACGTCAACAGAAACTCCTTGCCGCGCATGCCGCGCAGGTTTCATGGTGTGCTTTTGATGATGTGGAGGCGTTGGTCGGATGTTACGTGAGCAATGAATTGATCGATGCGTTCCCGGTTCATCTCCTCGAAAAACGTGCGGGAACGTTGCAGGAAGTCTTTGTGGTTGATCGTGATGGTGAGCTTGCGGAAGATTTACGCGAAGTGTCAACCCCTGAAATAGCTGAACATTTTCGTCGCCTCGGAGTTGACCCGGTCGAAGGAAATCGATTCGAAGTCAATCTGGCGGCGCATCACTGGATGACCCAGGTTGCGCGGAAAATTGCACGCGGCTTTGTGCTGACCATCGATTACGGTTATCCGGCGACTGAACTCTATTCCCCTCTGCGCAGGAATGGCACCCTGATGTGCTATCAGCGTCACACCAGTAATGAAGAACCGTTACTGCGCATCGGTGAACAGGATATTACCGCCCATGTCGATTTCACCGCGCTGCAACTTGCCGGTCAAGCCGCGGGACTTGAACCCTTGTGGTTTGGTGAGCAGTATCGTTTTTTGATGAGTCTCGGTTTTGTCGAGGCATTGATTGAGCTCCAGGCAAAAACCGCCGATGAAAAAGAGGCGCGGGCACTGCGACTGACCTTGAAAAACCTGATTATGCCTGACGGCGGGATGGGGGAGACGTTTAAAGTGCTGGTACAGGGGAAAGGGGTCGATAACCCCGCGCTGCTCTGTCAGCGTAAACTGACCGATCTTCCGCTGCCGGCAATGTTATAA
- a CDS encoding TerB family tellurite resistance protein — translation MIRRIKNLLQSAPGTEQRNAHERVQVATCVLLLELAHTDGDFHAMEEQLVNDLLRNRFQLDDQTLEELIEFSRQQREGALDLYQFARTINENFSREEKFEVMVELWRVVYCDGVLDKDEEYLMRQLAKLLRQSHREMIAAKLKVLDETRP, via the coding sequence ATGATAAGGCGGATCAAAAACCTCCTGCAATCAGCGCCCGGCACTGAACAACGCAACGCACATGAGCGGGTTCAGGTGGCGACCTGTGTGCTGCTTCTGGAGCTGGCCCACACCGATGGTGATTTCCATGCCATGGAAGAACAACTGGTCAATGATCTGTTGCGCAACCGGTTTCAGCTTGATGATCAGACGCTGGAAGAACTGATCGAGTTTTCACGCCAGCAACGCGAAGGAGCACTCGATCTTTATCAGTTTGCCAGGACAATTAATGAAAATTTCAGCCGCGAAGAAAAATTCGAGGTGATGGTTGAACTCTGGCGGGTGGTTTACTGTGACGGAGTTCTCGACAAGGATGAAGAGTACCTGATGCGCCAACTGGCAAAACTGTTGCGTCAATCACACCGGGAAATGATTGCCGCCAAACTTAAAGTCCTTGATGAAACCCGTCCCTGA
- a CDS encoding NifU family protein → MKEQVQEVLNLVRPALLADGGDVQLVDVSADGVVSVKLTGACGSCPMSTMTLKMGIEKTLKEKLPEIVKSVVQI, encoded by the coding sequence ATGAAAGAACAAGTTCAGGAAGTTTTGAATCTGGTGCGCCCCGCATTGCTGGCCGACGGTGGCGATGTTCAGTTGGTCGATGTCTCGGCGGACGGGGTGGTCAGTGTCAAACTGACCGGTGCCTGTGGTTCCTGCCCGATGTCGACCATGACGCTGAAAATGGGCATTGAAAAGACGTTGAAAGAAAAATTGCCGGAAATCGTGAAAAGCGTCGTGCAGATTTAA
- a CDS encoding phosphopentomutase: MAGPANVKQRVILIVLDGVGIGSAPDAEAFGNAGANTLLHVAEQAGPLHLPNLQQLGLGNILPLPGIAAVSKPTGAFGRMIEVSCGKDTTAGHWEMAGVVLREPFATFPTGFPDEIITAFCNATGLDPLGNIAASGTEILKDLGEEHLHSGRPIIYTSTDSVLQIAAHEQIIPVEKLYAICQLTLEILSPYRVPRVIARPFVGTNARNFRRTSRRHDFSLPAPEETILDRLQQSGLQVHGIGKVSDIFAGRGISQSTTTRDNQEGIDQTIAALKKMDRGLIFTNLVDFDMLYGHRRDCAGFARALCAFDQQLPTLMAQMSAQDLLLITADHGCDPTFSGTDHTRENVPLLVWQQHLKTGIELGIRHSFTDVAATISDFFAAGNSEGSSFLSALRT, encoded by the coding sequence ATGGCTGGACCGGCAAACGTGAAACAGCGGGTCATACTGATTGTCCTCGATGGTGTCGGTATCGGTTCGGCGCCCGATGCTGAAGCGTTTGGGAATGCGGGAGCCAATACTCTGCTCCACGTCGCCGAGCAGGCCGGGCCACTGCACCTGCCGAACCTGCAACAGCTGGGACTCGGCAATATCCTCCCGCTCCCCGGCATTGCCGCAGTATCAAAACCGACGGGCGCGTTTGGCCGCATGATCGAAGTTTCGTGCGGCAAGGACACCACGGCTGGCCACTGGGAGATGGCCGGGGTCGTCCTGCGCGAACCGTTCGCCACCTTTCCCACAGGCTTTCCCGACGAAATTATCACCGCGTTTTGCAACGCAACCGGCCTTGATCCGCTGGGCAACATCGCTGCCAGCGGCACCGAAATATTGAAAGATCTGGGGGAAGAACATCTCCACAGCGGTCGCCCGATCATCTATACCAGCACTGACTCAGTCTTGCAGATTGCTGCGCATGAGCAGATCATCCCGGTTGAAAAACTGTACGCTATCTGTCAATTAACCCTGGAAATACTGAGCCCCTATCGGGTTCCGCGGGTCATTGCCCGCCCCTTTGTTGGCACCAATGCCCGCAACTTTCGCCGCACCTCGCGGCGTCATGATTTTTCACTCCCCGCACCCGAAGAAACGATTCTCGACCGCTTGCAACAGAGCGGTCTGCAGGTCCACGGCATCGGTAAAGTCAGTGATATCTTTGCCGGACGCGGAATCAGCCAGAGTACGACCACCAGGGATAATCAGGAGGGGATCGACCAAACCATCGCGGCGCTGAAAAAAATGGACCGGGGGCTGATCTTTACCAATCTGGTTGATTTTGACATGCTTTACGGTCACCGTCGCGATTGCGCCGGGTTTGCCCGGGCTTTGTGCGCATTTGATCAACAACTGCCCACCTTGATGGCGCAAATGTCCGCGCAGGATCTGCTCCTGATCACCGCCGATCACGGCTGCGACCCGACGTTTTCCGGAACGGATCACACCCGTGAAAATGTTCCGCTGCTCGTTTGGCAACAGCATTTAAAAACAGGAATAGAGCTGGGAATTCGTCATTCGTTCACCGATGTGGCGGCGACTATCAGTGATTTTTTCGCGGCGGGCAATTCGGAGGGGTCTTCGTTCCTGTCGGCATTAAGAACATAA
- a CDS encoding DUF2914 domain-containing protein: MKRNLALWLLISLLSALPVAAQTLQVTSGVITSGIAERAPIDAIEVFNTSIDTLYCFTRIEGAEEETFISHTWKHNGVEVSRSELPVRSSYWRTWSSKSITPEAVGDWQVEIHDAQGELLKTISFTLN; encoded by the coding sequence ATGAAAAGAAACTTAGCCCTCTGGTTGTTGATCTCTTTGCTCAGCGCGCTGCCGGTCGCCGCCCAGACACTGCAAGTGACCTCCGGAGTCATTACCAGCGGGATCGCTGAACGCGCCCCGATTGATGCCATTGAGGTATTCAACACCAGTATCGACACGCTCTACTGTTTCACCAGAATTGAAGGAGCGGAAGAGGAAACCTTCATCTCACATACGTGGAAACACAACGGTGTCGAAGTGAGCCGCAGTGAACTCCCCGTGCGCTCCAGTTACTGGCGTACCTGGTCCTCAAAAAGTATTACCCCGGAGGCGGTCGGTGACTGGCAGGTGGAGATCCACGATGCACAGGGAGAGTTGCTGAAGACCATCAGCTTCACCCTTAATTGA
- a CDS encoding rRNA methyltransferase, whose amino-acid sequence MKTQLTHMVSWAHRLLAEVLQPGDLAVDLTSGNGHDTLFLWRQVGVTGTVLSFDLQPRALTASAQRLRAEGAVVACGEGGDAATAGVRFILADHAQVNDYLIAAPQAAIANLGFLPGGDQTLVTRPQSTLAALRALCARLVGGGRIAVVAYIGHPGGREEGELVERFCAELPPEQWRTIKLTTLNRRDAPWLMVLEKH is encoded by the coding sequence GTGAAAACTCAACTTACCCACATGGTGTCCTGGGCACACCGACTCCTTGCCGAAGTTCTGCAACCGGGCGATCTGGCGGTTGATCTGACCTCCGGAAACGGACACGACACACTTTTTCTTTGGCGGCAGGTTGGTGTAACGGGGACGGTTTTATCGTTTGATCTTCAGCCCCGGGCGCTGACTGCCAGTGCACAGCGGCTCCGGGCGGAGGGGGCGGTGGTCGCTTGCGGGGAGGGGGGTGATGCAGCCACAGCGGGGGTTCGTTTTATTCTCGCCGACCATGCACAGGTCAATGATTACCTCATTGCGGCGCCGCAAGCGGCCATTGCCAACCTCGGATTTTTACCCGGTGGCGATCAAACGCTGGTGACCCGCCCGCAATCGACGCTGGCGGCACTCCGGGCTTTATGCGCGCGGCTGGTTGGCGGCGGGCGCATTGCCGTTGTGGCGTATATCGGTCATCCGGGCGGACGTGAAGAGGGGGAACTTGTGGAGAGATTCTGCGCCGAACTGCCCCCGGAGCAGTGGCGGACGATCAAACTGACGACCCTGAATCGTCGCGATGCCCCGTGGTTGATGGTGCTTGAAAAGCATTAG
- a CDS encoding MucR family transcriptional regulator has translation MATILEMAAEIVAAHASTTHMSKEELLSALKDVHQALAALDKGEDVTVVAEEDDKPLVSRKKAFGKDVIYCMICGKGMKTLARHLRTAHGMKKGEYRKKFDIPPAQSLAASNYSESRRLMAIDRGLPEKLAVARAARGKKK, from the coding sequence ATGGCAACAATATTGGAAATGGCGGCGGAAATCGTCGCAGCACATGCTTCAACTACGCATATGTCCAAGGAAGAGCTTTTGTCCGCGCTGAAAGATGTTCATCAGGCACTTGCGGCCCTTGATAAAGGCGAGGATGTCACAGTTGTTGCGGAAGAGGATGATAAGCCGCTTGTTTCGCGCAAGAAGGCATTCGGTAAAGATGTGATTTACTGCATGATCTGTGGCAAGGGGATGAAGACTCTGGCGCGCCATCTGCGCACTGCACATGGAATGAAAAAGGGGGAATATCGCAAAAAGTTTGATATCCCTCCTGCCCAGTCGCTGGCCGCGAGCAACTATTCGGAAAGCCGTCGGCTGATGGCGATCGATCGTGGTTTGCCCGAAAAACTGGCCGTTGCCCGTGCGGCACGGGGGAAGAAAAAATAA
- the crcB gene encoding fluoride efflux transporter CrcB: MQLLYIGICGALGCISRYLLSGWTYALVGRGFPCGTLVVNMVGSFLLGLLMEHGLRSTMFSPEVRIGIGVGFLGGFTTFSTFSFETVRMLEEGSYLHAGANVLLNVVVCIVFAGFGIIAARHI; this comes from the coding sequence ATGCAGCTACTCTATATTGGAATATGCGGTGCTCTGGGGTGCATTTCGCGCTATCTTCTCTCCGGCTGGACCTATGCACTGGTCGGACGCGGGTTCCCCTGCGGAACGCTGGTGGTCAATATGGTCGGTTCGTTTCTGCTTGGCCTGCTGATGGAGCATGGCCTGCGCAGTACCATGTTTTCGCCTGAAGTGCGGATCGGCATCGGGGTCGGATTCCTGGGGGGATTTACCACCTTTTCGACATTTTCATTTGAAACTGTACGGATGCTCGAAGAAGGCAGTTACCTGCACGCCGGTGCCAATGTTCTGTTGAATGTCGTGGTCTGCATCGTTTTTGCCGGCTTCGGCATCATTGCTGCGCGGCACATATGA
- the secA gene encoding preprotein translocase subunit SecA: MIGNLIKKIVGSRNDRELKRMSSVIEQINTLEATIMALTDQELTAKTAEYKERFAQGETLGQLLPEAFATVREAARRVLGLRHFDMQLVGGIVLHEGKIAEMKTGEGKTLVATLPCYLNALTGRGVHVVTVNDYLASRDADWMGKVHQFLGLTVGCIIHGISDQTRAAAYQADITYGTNNEFGFDYLRDNMKFSLDDYVQREHHFAIVDEVDSILIDEARTPLIISGPSEMLSDLYNRVNRIIPMLKKGELIEHRDGKIGQSIKEYTGDFTVDEKSRSATLTEAGIAKVEHLLNVENLFDPRNIELLHHSNQALSAHALYKRDVDYVVKDNEVMIVDEFTGRLMPGRRWGDGLHQAIEAKEGVKIANENQTLATITFQNYFRMYEKLSGMTGTADTEATEFAEIYRLEVVVIPTNKPMLRIDRPDLIFKSEKEKFKAVVEDIKNRHASGQPVLVGTISIDNSERLSELLKKRGVPHNVLNAKQHEREAFIVAQAGRKGSVTIATNMAGRGTDIVLGGNPEMLAKQEVLNADDFETAYATTLKKFIPDCAAEKEEVLAAGGLYILGTERHESRRIDNQLRGRSGRQGDPGESRFYLSLDDDLLRIFGSERVAFMMDKLKVPDDEPIEHGIISRAIENAQKKVEAHNFDIRKHLIEYDDVMNRQREVIYQQRREVLAGENIAATYATILDEMVADMVASFCPPKTPAAEWNWSALHDDFFNQFYFHPHPPEVHPELTQNELEEALRAAVEDRLRAREAEFTPPVMEHLMRVLLLQGIDTQWKGHLLAIDHLKEGIGLRSYAQKNPKEEYKREAYNHFMEMMGRIRQDVIQKIFRIQLVHDDELRRMEEEERQERLRLGRLSGGADKPRQPTTREEDKIGRNDPCPCGSGKKYKKCCGAK, encoded by the coding sequence ATGATTGGTAACCTGATCAAAAAAATCGTCGGCAGCAGAAACGACCGTGAGTTAAAGCGCATGAGTAGTGTTATTGAGCAGATCAACACACTCGAAGCGACAATCATGGCCCTTACTGATCAGGAGCTGACGGCAAAGACGGCGGAGTACAAGGAACGCTTTGCGCAAGGCGAGACCCTTGGCCAGCTATTGCCCGAAGCGTTCGCTACTGTTCGAGAGGCTGCCAGGCGCGTCCTTGGCTTGCGTCATTTTGACATGCAGCTGGTTGGGGGCATCGTTCTGCACGAAGGCAAAATCGCCGAGATGAAAACCGGCGAAGGAAAAACTCTGGTTGCCACCCTGCCCTGCTACCTTAACGCCCTGACCGGGCGCGGTGTCCATGTCGTCACGGTTAACGATTATCTCGCCAGTCGCGATGCGGACTGGATGGGCAAAGTCCACCAGTTTCTCGGCCTCACCGTGGGCTGCATTATTCACGGAATTTCTGACCAGACGCGCGCCGCTGCCTACCAGGCGGATATTACCTATGGCACCAACAATGAGTTCGGCTTTGACTACCTGCGCGATAATATGAAATTTTCACTTGATGATTATGTGCAGCGTGAACATCATTTTGCCATTGTCGATGAAGTTGACTCGATCCTCATCGACGAGGCGCGCACACCGTTGATCATTTCCGGTCCCAGTGAAATGTTGAGCGATCTCTACAACCGGGTCAATCGTATCATCCCGATGCTTAAGAAAGGGGAACTGATCGAACATCGTGACGGCAAAATCGGCCAGTCGATCAAGGAATATACCGGCGATTTTACCGTTGATGAAAAAAGCCGCAGTGCAACCCTGACTGAAGCCGGCATCGCCAAAGTCGAACATTTGCTGAATGTCGAAAATCTTTTCGACCCGCGCAACATTGAACTGCTGCACCACTCAAATCAGGCGCTGAGTGCCCACGCCCTCTACAAACGTGATGTTGACTACGTCGTCAAGGACAACGAAGTCATGATTGTCGATGAATTTACCGGGCGACTGATGCCGGGGAGACGCTGGGGAGACGGTCTGCACCAGGCGATCGAAGCAAAAGAAGGGGTCAAAATAGCCAACGAAAACCAGACCCTGGCGACGATCACCTTTCAGAATTATTTTCGCATGTACGAAAAACTTTCCGGCATGACCGGTACCGCTGACACTGAAGCAACTGAATTTGCTGAAATTTATCGGCTTGAGGTGGTCGTCATCCCGACCAACAAGCCGATGTTGCGGATCGACCGCCCCGACCTGATTTTCAAGTCCGAAAAAGAAAAATTCAAGGCAGTTGTCGAGGACATCAAAAATCGCCATGCCAGCGGGCAACCGGTCCTGGTCGGAACAATTTCAATTGACAATTCCGAACGGCTGTCGGAATTGCTGAAAAAACGCGGCGTCCCGCACAACGTCCTCAACGCCAAGCAACATGAACGCGAAGCATTCATCGTTGCCCAGGCCGGGCGCAAAGGTTCGGTAACCATCGCTACCAACATGGCCGGACGGGGCACAGACATCGTCCTCGGCGGCAACCCGGAGATGCTGGCAAAGCAGGAAGTTCTTAACGCCGATGATTTTGAGACCGCCTACGCCACCACCCTGAAGAAATTTATCCCGGACTGTGCCGCCGAGAAAGAAGAGGTTCTGGCCGCAGGAGGACTCTATATCCTCGGCACTGAACGCCATGAAAGTCGACGCATTGACAATCAGCTGCGCGGTCGTTCCGGGCGTCAGGGCGATCCGGGAGAAAGTCGTTTCTATCTCAGTCTTGACGACGACCTGTTGCGGATCTTCGGTTCTGAACGGGTGGCCTTCATGATGGACAAACTGAAGGTGCCTGATGACGAGCCGATTGAGCACGGGATCATTTCACGCGCCATCGAAAATGCGCAAAAGAAAGTCGAAGCGCACAATTTCGATATCCGGAAACACCTGATTGAATACGACGATGTCATGAACCGCCAGCGCGAAGTGATCTACCAGCAACGCCGCGAGGTTCTGGCCGGTGAAAATATTGCCGCGACCTATGCGACGATCCTTGACGAGATGGTCGCTGATATGGTGGCCAGCTTTTGCCCGCCCAAAACCCCGGCAGCGGAATGGAACTGGTCGGCGTTGCATGACGACTTTTTCAATCAGTTTTATTTTCATCCACACCCCCCTGAAGTGCATCCAGAGCTGACCCAGAACGAGCTTGAAGAGGCGTTGCGCGCAGCTGTCGAAGACCGGCTTCGCGCCCGTGAGGCCGAGTTTACCCCCCCCGTCATGGAGCACTTGATGCGCGTGCTGTTGTTACAGGGGATCGATACGCAATGGAAGGGGCATTTGCTCGCCATCGACCACCTCAAGGAAGGGATCGGTCTGCGCAGTTACGCGCAGAAGAACCCCAAGGAAGAATACAAACGCGAAGCGTATAACCATTTCATGGAAATGATGGGACGTATCCGCCAGGACGTCATCCAGAAAATTTTCCGCATCCAGCTGGTCCACGACGATGAGCTGCGGCGCATGGAAGAGGAAGAACGGCAGGAACGACTTCGGTTGGGGCGCCTGAGCGGCGGCGCCGACAAACCACGTCAGCCGACCACCCGCGAGGAAGACAAGATTGGCCGTAATGACCCCTGTCCGTGCGGCAGCGGAAAAAAATATAAAAAGTGTTGCGGCGCGAAGTAA
- the hslO gene encoding Hsp33 family molecular chaperone HslO, whose translation MSDHLLRLLTNDGYLRAAAAQTTDLCEKLRLGHRTDPTATVAISQLATAAALCSSLLKGRQRLGLLIEANGPIGKLHAETDATGNLRATVKNPTPGLPPKNERFDVAGAIGNAGFLHVIKDLGMKEPYRGMVQLMTSEIAQDLAYYFATSEQTPSSVVLGAQLAGNGAVVAAGGLLIQVLPGCPEGHLVQLEQRLAVVPPFTEQLRSGKTPDVILGELFNFLPHTLHGETPLNLRCNCSRGYTLNLLGSLSSEELTELTQDGGSVTVTCEYCRKAYRFNRKDITQLIELS comes from the coding sequence ATGAGTGACCACCTGCTCCGCCTGCTGACCAACGATGGTTATCTGCGTGCCGCCGCAGCACAAACCACCGATCTGTGCGAAAAGTTGCGCCTCGGACACCGCACCGATCCCACCGCGACAGTTGCCATCAGTCAACTGGCAACCGCCGCCGCCCTGTGCAGCAGCCTGCTCAAAGGGCGGCAACGACTGGGTCTGTTGATCGAAGCGAACGGCCCAATCGGAAAGCTTCACGCCGAAACTGACGCCACTGGAAATCTGCGGGCAACGGTAAAGAACCCGACACCGGGACTTCCTCCTAAAAACGAACGGTTTGATGTTGCAGGCGCAATCGGAAATGCCGGATTCCTGCATGTTATTAAAGATCTCGGCATGAAGGAACCGTATCGGGGGATGGTGCAACTGATGACCAGTGAAATTGCCCAGGACCTCGCCTACTACTTTGCCACCTCGGAACAGACCCCTTCCTCTGTCGTGCTCGGAGCACAACTGGCGGGTAATGGCGCGGTCGTCGCTGCCGGCGGGCTACTGATTCAGGTGCTGCCCGGCTGCCCGGAAGGGCACCTCGTCCAGCTGGAGCAACGCCTTGCGGTGGTTCCACCTTTCACCGAACAATTGCGAAGCGGAAAAACACCAGATGTAATTCTCGGTGAGCTGTTCAATTTTCTTCCCCACACCCTCCACGGTGAAACCCCTCTCAACCTGCGTTGCAACTGTAGCCGGGGATACACCCTGAACTTGCTCGGCTCGCTGTCGAGCGAAGAACTGACTGAATTAACACAGGACGGGGGGAGCGTAACAGTCACCTGCGAATACTGCCGGAAGGCATATCGATTCAACCGGAAAGACATAACGCAATTGATTGAGCTGAGCTAA